Genomic DNA from Caldicellulosiruptor hydrothermalis 108:
TGAATATTATGCGATATCTTCTGATTGGTCAACAGTATGGCTTACTTTCAACGGCCCTGCTTGTGAGATGATATTAAAAACCATGGGAATAAAACCTTTTGAAATATTTAAACTCTCAAGCAAACAGTATTTGGAAGGCATTTTAGAAGCCATTTCGAATAAAGCATCATTTTACAATTATATAGTTTCAATTGAATGTTCTCAGCTAATTTATAGTTTCATCCTTCACATGGCGTTGAATCTCCAGAACAAAATTGAAAGAAATTTTGAGAGTAATTATTTAAAGCTACTTCCAATCCTAAGATATATCGAAGAGAATTATTACAAGAACATCACTCTTGAGGAGCTTTCAAAACTGATTGGTCTTTCACCACAGCATCTTTGCTCAGTTTTTAAGAAAACTTTTCAGACAACACCCTATGAATATTTAATA
This window encodes:
- a CDS encoding helix-turn-helix transcriptional regulator, whose product is MKTCFIVNTSLEKGLPIYLKSVGFNQSQEHIVRKNGHPDFHYLHTAQGRGVLIVDGKEYIVDESVAFFLWPGVPHEYYAISSDWSTVWLTFNGPACEMILKTMGIKPFEIFKLSSKQYLEGILEAISNKASFYNYIVSIECSQLIYSFILHMALNLQNKIERNFESNYLKLLPILRYIEENYYKNITLEELSKLIGLSPQHLCSVFKKTFQTTPYEYLIRIRIQKAKELLIKNPIIQIKEVCYEVGFKNPSYFCYMFKKLEGITPMQFKRLFG